A stretch of the Gavia stellata isolate bGavSte3 chromosome 11, bGavSte3.hap2, whole genome shotgun sequence genome encodes the following:
- the PTMA gene encoding prothymosin alpha isoform X3, whose amino-acid sequence MSDTAVDTSAEISAKDLKEKKEVVEETENGRDAPANGNAENEENGEQEADNEVDEEEEEGGEEEDEEEEGEEEDGDEDDEAEGATGKRAAEDDEDDDVDPKKQKTDEDD is encoded by the exons ATGTCCGACACGGCCGTGGACACCAGCGCCGAGATCTCCGCCAAG gatctaaaagagaagaaggaagttgttgaagaaacagaaaatggcaGAGATGCACCGGCCAACGGCAACGCT GAGAACGAGGAAAATGGAGAGCAGGAGGCTGACAACGAAGTAGAcgaagaggaagaggaaggtggtGAGGAAGAGGACGAGGAGGAAGAGG gtgaggaagaggacggtgatgaagatgatgaagctGAGGGAGCCACAGGCAAACGGGCAGCTGAGGATGATGAG GATGACGACGTCGATCCCAAGAAGCAGAAAACTGATGAAGATGACTAG
- the PTMA gene encoding prothymosin alpha isoform X1, with amino-acid sequence MSDTAVDTSAEISAKDLKEKKEVVEETENGRDAPANGNAENEENGEQEADNEVDEEEEEGGEEEDEEEEGDGEEEDGDEDDEAEGATGKRAAEDDEDDDVDPKKQKTDEDD; translated from the exons ATGTCCGACACGGCCGTGGACACCAGCGCCGAGATCTCCGCCAAG gatctaaaagagaagaaggaagttgttgaagaaacagaaaatggcaGAGATGCACCGGCCAACGGCAACGCT GAGAACGAGGAAAATGGAGAGCAGGAGGCTGACAACGAAGTAGAcgaagaggaagaggaaggtggtGAGGAAGAGGACGAGGAGGAAGAGGGTGATG gtgaggaagaggacggtgatgaagatgatgaagctGAGGGAGCCACAGGCAAACGGGCAGCTGAGGATGATGAG GATGACGACGTCGATCCCAAGAAGCAGAAAACTGATGAAGATGACTAG
- the PTMA gene encoding prothymosin alpha isoform X2, whose product MSDTAVDTSAEISAKDLKEKKEVVEETENGRDAPANGNANEENGEQEADNEVDEEEEEGGEEEDEEEEGDGEEEDGDEDDEAEGATGKRAAEDDEDDDVDPKKQKTDEDD is encoded by the exons ATGTCCGACACGGCCGTGGACACCAGCGCCGAGATCTCCGCCAAG gatctaaaagagaagaaggaagttgttgaagaaacagaaaatggcaGAGATGCACCGGCCAACGGCAACGCT AACGAGGAAAATGGAGAGCAGGAGGCTGACAACGAAGTAGAcgaagaggaagaggaaggtggtGAGGAAGAGGACGAGGAGGAAGAGGGTGATG gtgaggaagaggacggtgatgaagatgatgaagctGAGGGAGCCACAGGCAAACGGGCAGCTGAGGATGATGAG GATGACGACGTCGATCCCAAGAAGCAGAAAACTGATGAAGATGACTAG